From the Apus apus isolate bApuApu2 chromosome 4, bApuApu2.pri.cur, whole genome shotgun sequence genome, one window contains:
- the NPY1R gene encoding neuropeptide Y receptor type 1 — MNASVLGPLGNISSHLNFSEKNSHVLQFEDEDCHVPLAMVFTLALAYGTVIILGVSGNLALIVIILKQKEMRNVTNILIVNLSFSDLLVTIMCLPFTFVYTLMDHWIFGEAMCKLNPFVQCASITVSVFSLVLIAIERHQLIINPRGWRPSNRHAYLGIAAIWILATASSLPFLIYHVLTDEPFRNITFDVYKDKYVCLDLFPLDTARLSYTTTLLVIQYFGPLCFIFICYLKIYIRLKRRNSMMDKMRDSKYRSSETKRINIMLISIVVAFAVCWLPLTIFNIVFDWNHEILPVTTCSHNLLFLICHLTAMISTCVNPIFYGFLNKNFQRDLQILFHFCNFRSHEEDYETIAMSTMHTDVSKTSLKQASPVAFKKINSDDDDRI; from the exons ATGAATGCTTCGGTTCTCGGGCCCCTGGGAAATATTTCCAGTCATCTGAATTTTTCGGAGAAGAACTCGCACGTCTTGCAGTTTGAGGATGAGGATTGCCATGTGCCTTTGGCCATGGTCTTCACTTTGGCCTTGGCTTATGGGACTGTGATAATTCTGGGAGTGTCTGGGAATTTGGCCTtgattgtaattattttaaagcaaaaggaGATGCGCAATGTTACCAACATTCTCATTGTCAACCTGTCCTTTTCTGATCTCTTAGTGACCATCATGTGTCTTCCCTTTACCTTTGTGTATACTTTAATGGACCACTGGATTTTTGGGGAGGCCATGTGCAAACTGAATCCTTTCGTGCAATGTGCCTCAATCACCGTCTCCGTCTTTTCTTTAGTTCTCATTGCTATCGAACGCCACCAGCTGATCATCAATCCCCGTGGCTGGAGACCGAGCAACAGACATGCCTATCTGGGAATTGCTGCCATATGGATTTTAGCCACCGCTTCCTCTTTGCCTTTCCTGATCTACCACGTGCTCACGGATGAACCGTTCAGAAACATAACGTTTGATGTATATAAGGACAAATATGTGTGTTTGGATCTGTTCCCCCTGGACACTGCCAGGCTTTCTTATACCACAACGCTTTTGGTGATTCAGTACTTTGGACCactttgttttatatttatttgctACTTAAAG ATATACATACGattaaaaagaaggaacagCATGATGGACAAGATGAGAGACAGTAAGTACAGATCCTCTGAAACCAAAAGGATTAACATCATGCTGATCTCAATAGTGGTTGCCTTTGCAGTTTGCTGGCTGCCTCTCACCATCTTCAATATTGTGTTTGATTGGAATCATGAAATTCTGCCCGTCACTACCTGCAGCCACAACCTATTGTTCCTGATTTGCCACCTCACTGCCATGATCTCTACCTGCGTGAACCCCATCTTCTATGGGTTTCTCAATAAGAACTTCCAAAGAGACttgcagattttatttcatttttgtaatTTCCGCTCTCACGAGGAGGATTATGAGACCATAGCCATGTCCACCATGCACACAGATGTTTCAAAAACCTCTTTAAAGCAGGCAAGCCcagttgcatttaaaaaaataaatagtgatGATGATGACAgaatataa